In Campylobacter sp. 2014D-0216, the following proteins share a genomic window:
- a CDS encoding alanine racemase: MAYIKINRAAYEHNLDLIASKAGGYEKVICVFKDNAYGHGAKILAPIAKAKGVNFIAVKNETEAKELQGIFEHILILSHHPHANENENFIYALNDRNDIKKFKKNTKIHLVIDTNMHRNGIVPKDLEEVLCELKSYGLQLHGVMMHFAGSDEMDASYFVQKQNFKEVKKKIQTLLQDEAEKLIFHSHNSEALFRTNTLEPKEYCRVGLVQFGYAYFSDELHKVLSLWAEKISQRTLKKGQTVGYGGVFCAKENLEIATYDLGYADGLLRYDGKKELVLPNGKKMLGKMSMDSFSCEGNDDVICVIDDANAMASFFNTINYEILVKLSPNLKRIVI; the protein is encoded by the coding sequence ATGGCTTATATAAAAATCAACCGTGCAGCTTATGAGCACAATCTTGATCTCATAGCTTCTAAAGCAGGAGGCTATGAAAAAGTTATATGTGTCTTTAAAGACAATGCTTATGGACATGGAGCTAAGATTTTGGCTCCTATTGCCAAGGCAAAGGGTGTTAATTTTATAGCAGTAAAAAATGAAACTGAAGCAAAAGAGCTTCAGGGTATTTTTGAACATATTTTGATTTTATCTCACCATCCACATGCAAATGAAAATGAAAATTTTATTTATGCTTTAAATGATAGAAATGACATTAAGAAATTTAAAAAAAATACAAAAATTCATTTAGTTATAGATACAAATATGCATAGAAACGGAATTGTGCCAAAAGATCTTGAGGAAGTCTTGTGTGAACTTAAAAGTTATGGTTTGCAACTTCATGGTGTGATGATGCATTTTGCAGGAAGCGATGAGATGGATGCAAGCTATTTCGTGCAAAAGCAAAATTTTAAAGAAGTCAAAAAAAAGATCCAAACTTTGTTGCAAGATGAGGCTGAAAAATTAATATTTCATTCGCACAACTCAGAAGCTTTGTTTAGAACAAACACTTTAGAGCCAAAAGAGTATTGTAGAGTAGGGCTTGTGCAGTTTGGGTATGCTTATTTTAGCGATGAATTACATAAAGTATTGAGTTTGTGGGCTGAAAAAATCAGCCAAAGAACGCTTAAAAAAGGACAGACGGTAGGTTATGGTGGTGTATTTTGTGCAAAAGAAAATTTAGAGATCGCAACTTATGATTTAGGTTATGCAGACGGACTTTTACGCTATGATGGTAAAAAAGAGTTGGTTTTACCAAATGGTAAAAAAATGCTAGGAAAAATGTCAATGGACAGCTTTTCATGCGAAGGTAATGATGATGTAATTTGTGTGATTGATGATGCAAATGCAATGGCGAGTTTTTTTAATACAATCAACTACGAGATTTTAGTAAAGCTTTCTCCAAATTTAAAAAGAATTGTAATTTAA
- a CDS encoding L,D-transpeptidase family protein has translation MVVFANANNLAKIYLNEGIKAVEQVLEQELSKKDFWLDEIKDKNVTLGYYDEDVAIVLTNKSDKIIRVYHYDDGKVEKKFIQKDVLTGLAGDKEIEGDLKTPIGFYELGKKFYPGDPYYGPFAFATTYPNVLDKTLGKTGGGIWIHGYPLDGTRLDTYKTRGCIAVQNDLLDDFNKLVADRKSYAMTEEKAKVRTNHDEIAILLANLFAWKDSWQKSDIKKYLSFYDQKIFKHKNKFNYEQFARNKERIFAKNEEKSIKFSDLSISPYPNDRNEKIFRIGFYEDYRSTNYKFKGEKVLYVKLVGDKMQILAEQ, from the coding sequence ATGGTTGTATTTGCAAATGCAAATAATCTTGCAAAGATTTATTTAAATGAAGGTATTAAAGCAGTTGAACAGGTGCTAGAGCAAGAATTAAGCAAAAAGGATTTTTGGCTTGATGAAATCAAAGACAAAAATGTTACTCTTGGGTATTATGATGAAGATGTTGCGATAGTTTTAACTAATAAAAGTGATAAAATTATTCGTGTTTATCACTATGATGATGGTAAAGTTGAGAAGAAATTTATCCAAAAAGATGTTTTAACCGGTTTGGCAGGAGATAAAGAAATCGAAGGGGATCTAAAAACCCCTATAGGTTTTTATGAATTAGGCAAGAAATTTTATCCTGGCGATCCTTATTATGGTCCATTTGCTTTTGCTACAACCTATCCAAATGTACTTGATAAAACTTTAGGTAAAACAGGTGGGGGAATTTGGATTCATGGGTATCCACTAGATGGAACACGGTTGGATACTTATAAAACTAGAGGCTGTATCGCTGTGCAAAATGATTTGCTAGATGATTTTAACAAGCTTGTTGCTGATAGAAAATCTTATGCTATGACAGAAGAAAAAGCTAAAGTAAGAACCAACCACGATGAAATAGCTATTTTGCTGGCAAATTTATTTGCTTGGAAAGATAGTTGGCAAAAAAGTGATATTAAAAAATATTTGTCTTTTTATGATCAAAAAATCTTTAAACATAAAAACAAATTCAACTATGAACAATTTGCAAGAAATAAAGAAAGAATTTTTGCTAAAAATGAAGAAAAAAGCATTAAATTTTCAGATCTTAGCATCAGTCCTTATCCAAATGATAGAAACGAAAAAATTTTCAGAATAGGTTTTTATGAGGACTATCGTAGTACAAACTATAAATTTAAAGGAGAAAAAGTCCTTTATGTGAAGCTTGTAGGCGATAAAATGCAAATTTTAGCTGAGCAATAA
- a CDS encoding copper chaperone PCu(A)C: MKKLLGLAILSTFVFANEITVNDPYVRQTPPHSKTTAFFLELKNNSDKDIKLIKAQSSLSDTTEIHNHIMENGKKMMVQIPQITIKAKSSAELKPGGMHIMVLNLKENITPQTKANLTLYFDDNSTIELKNIQSRSIQK; encoded by the coding sequence ATGAAAAAATTACTAGGTTTGGCTATTTTAAGCACTTTTGTTTTTGCAAATGAAATTACTGTAAATGATCCTTATGTAAGACAAACTCCACCTCACTCTAAAACTACGGCATTTTTCTTAGAGCTTAAAAACAATTCTGATAAAGATATTAAGCTAATAAAAGCTCAAAGCTCTTTAAGTGATACCACAGAAATTCATAATCATATTATGGAAAATGGTAAAAAAATGATGGTGCAAATTCCACAAATCACCATTAAAGCTAAATCAAGTGCTGAGCTCAAACCAGGTGGTATGCACATCATGGTATTAAACCTTAAAGAAAACATCACCCCACAAACCAAAGCTAACTTAACACTTTATTTTGATGATAATAGTACTATTGAACTTAAAAATATTCAATCACGAAGCATTCAAAAATAA
- a CDS encoding SCO family protein: MKKINILLLIIVIFGVFFLSIQYFENNKYNFHLNSEKGMLSLKDFAGKKLIVYFGYTYCPDVCPSELALIASVLNQMPNKEKAHVVFISLDPKRDSNLTQTSQWVKYFYPNSTALVAKNEKELEKITKNYGVVYEKIDLKNSAMGYSIAHSGEFYLIDENGKFVKTIKDVSYENFFNEIKKFLNE; this comes from the coding sequence ATGAAAAAAATCAATATTCTTTTGCTTATTATAGTGATTTTTGGTGTTTTCTTTCTTTCAATACAATATTTTGAAAACAATAAATACAATTTTCACTTAAATTCTGAAAAAGGTATGCTTAGCCTAAAAGATTTTGCCGGAAAAAAATTGATTGTATATTTTGGATACACCTATTGTCCTGATGTTTGTCCTAGTGAACTTGCACTAATTGCAAGTGTTTTAAACCAAATGCCAAACAAAGAAAAAGCTCATGTGGTGTTTATTTCTTTAGATCCAAAAAGAGATAGCAATCTAACACAAACAAGCCAATGGGTAAAATACTTCTACCCTAATTCTACTGCGCTAGTAGCAAAGAATGAAAAAGAATTAGAAAAAATAACCAAAAACTATGGTGTAGTTTATGAAAAAATTGATCTTAAAAATTCTGCCATGGGGTATTCTATAGCTCATAGCGGGGAGTTTTATTTGATTGATGAAAATGGTAAGTTTGTAAAAACGATCAAAGATGTTAGCTATGAAAATTTCTTCAATGAAATCAAAAAATTTCTAAACGAATAA
- a CDS encoding ABC transporter permease — MQKSIPRYLLFKYLRFDKDQPFIMLSKILAFLGVSIGLCVLLVAMAIMNGFDKEFERKLFTMNYPITILPRFGASVDEKLLQELRVQFPNLLFSPYISTQVIARNDVRLEGGMLFGVNFEDEKKINEVVAHALDGKNLQNFDILIGKGLKSEFGLDYDDKIALIFSNLSASGLSLIPKVKRFDVKAEFSSGLLAYDKAYMYIDAKALAKILSYPQGVYDGIHVYSLKPFDDIKHIEAFLGAKYASIGWWEQNGNFFAALALEKRALFIVLMLIILVASLNIVSSLLMIVMNRRSEIALLLSLGASKLEIKKTFFSLGFFIGGSGIIAGVMLATIALWVLGNFDIISLPTDVYGMSKLPLELSFVDFCATLLGAIVIVSLSSYYPAKKATQVDILDTLRNE, encoded by the coding sequence ATGCAAAAAAGTATCCCGCGATATTTGTTGTTTAAATATCTTCGTTTTGACAAAGATCAACCCTTTATTATGCTTTCAAAGATTTTAGCTTTTTTGGGTGTGAGTATAGGATTATGTGTACTCTTGGTTGCAATGGCTATTATGAATGGTTTTGATAAGGAATTTGAAAGAAAACTTTTTACGATGAATTACCCCATTACGATATTGCCACGTTTTGGAGCTAGTGTAGATGAAAAATTACTACAAGAACTAAGAGTTCAGTTTCCAAATTTGTTATTTAGTCCTTATATTAGTACTCAAGTTATAGCAAGAAATGATGTAAGGTTAGAAGGTGGAATGTTATTTGGCGTAAACTTTGAAGATGAAAAAAAAATCAATGAAGTAGTAGCGCATGCTTTAGATGGGAAAAATTTGCAAAATTTTGACATTTTAATAGGCAAGGGATTAAAAAGCGAATTTGGGCTAGATTATGATGATAAGATCGCATTGATTTTTTCTAATCTTAGCGCAAGTGGTCTTTCGCTTATCCCTAAGGTAAAGCGTTTTGATGTTAAAGCTGAATTTTCTTCTGGTTTATTAGCTTATGATAAAGCATATATGTATATAGACGCAAAAGCTTTGGCTAAGATTTTATCTTATCCTCAAGGGGTTTATGATGGAATTCATGTATATTCGTTAAAGCCTTTTGATGATATAAAACACATTGAAGCTTTTTTAGGTGCAAAATATGCTAGTATAGGTTGGTGGGAGCAAAATGGAAATTTCTTTGCGGCACTTGCTTTGGAAAAAAGGGCGTTGTTTATTGTTTTGATGTTGATTATTTTAGTTGCTAGTTTAAATATCGTAAGCTCTTTATTGATGATCGTGATGAATAGACGCAGTGAGATAGCTTTATTGCTTTCTTTGGGAGCTAGTAAATTAGAGATTAAAAAAACCTTTTTTTCTTTGGGTTTTTTTATAGGTGGAAGTGGGATTATAGCAGGTGTAATGCTTGCAACCATAGCCTTATGGGTACTTGGTAACTTTGATATCATTTCTTTGCCTACTGATGTTTATGGCATGAGTAAATTGCCCTTGGAACTTTCTTTTGTTGATTTTTGTGCTACGCTTTTGGGTGCAATTGTGATTGTAAGTTTGTCTTCTTATTATCCTGCAAAAAAAGCAACCCAAGTAGATATTTTAGATACTTTAAGAAACGAATAA
- a CDS encoding LPP20 family lipoprotein, whose protein sequence is MKKVIFMFCLALGFSACALDQRGVNPNQAQTTQANSDVVVQKVDKDDVRSIIREEKMLANDTSTDNDLTFTAVGEGIAPLNTVSVGQALALAKRAAITDAYRQLASKLYGVRVNGKDTVKDAMLKSSTITAQVNGLIKNASVVDQDFKDGLYRVNVELKIDADKWKELFAY, encoded by the coding sequence ATGAAAAAAGTTATTTTTATGTTTTGTTTGGCTTTAGGTTTTAGTGCTTGTGCGCTAGATCAAAGAGGCGTGAACCCAAATCAAGCTCAGACTACTCAGGCAAATTCTGATGTGGTGGTTCAAAAAGTAGATAAAGATGATGTGCGTAGTATCATCAGAGAAGAAAAAATGCTTGCAAATGATACAAGCACAGATAATGATCTAACATTTACAGCAGTGGGTGAGGGTATCGCTCCTTTAAATACTGTTTCAGTTGGTCAAGCTTTAGCTTTGGCAAAAAGAGCAGCGATTACTGATGCTTATAGACAATTAGCTAGTAAGTTATATGGTGTAAGAGTAAATGGTAAAGATACAGTAAAAGATGCAATGCTTAAAAGCTCAACCATTACAGCACAGGTAAATGGTTTAATTAAAAATGCAAGTGTGGTTGATCAAGATTTCAAAGATGGTCTTTATAGAGTAAATGTAGAACTTAAAATTGATGCTGACAAGTGGAAAGAATTGTTTGCTTATTAA
- the gyrA gene encoding DNA gyrase subunit A, with protein sequence MENIFTKDSDIENIDIESSIKSSYLDYSMSVIIGRALPDARDGLKPVHRRILYAMNDLGVGSRSAYKKSARIVGDVIGKYHPHGDVAVYDALVRMAQDFSMRYPSVDGQGNFGSIDGDGAAAMRYTEARMTILAEELLRDIDKDTVDFVPNYDDSMSEPDVLPARVPNLLLNGSSGIAVGMATNIPPHSLNELIDGLLYLIDNKNASLEEIMQFIKGPDFPTGGIIFGKKGIIEAYRTGRGRVKVRAKTHIEKRANKDIIVIDELPYQTNKARLIEQIAELAKEKQIEGIAEVRDESDREGIRVVIELKRDAMSEIVLNNLFKSTTMESTFGVIMLAIHNKEPKVFSLIELLNLFLNHRKTVIIRRTIYELQKARARAHILEGLKIALDNIDEVIALIKNSPDNPTAKNLLMEKFGLSELQSNAILDMKLGRLTGLEREKIDNELRELLAEIERLDQILKSETLLENLIKDELKEIRTKFDVPRITQIEDDYDDIDIEDLIPNENMVVTITHRGYIKRVPSKQYEKQKRGGKGKVAVTTYDDDFIESFFTANTHDTLMFVTDRGQLYWLKVYKIPEGSRTAKGKAVVNLINLQADEKIMAIIPTTDFDESKSLCFFTKNGIVKRTNLSEYQNIRSVGVKAINLDENDELVTAIIVARDENEVVNVNADENLEIDENLENESSENSEELENTISGKMLFAVTKKGMCIKFPLAKVREIGRVSRGVTAIKFKEKDDEVVGAVVIENDTQEILSVSAKGIGKRTNAGEYRLQSRGGKGVICMKLTAKTKDLIGIVIVDESMDLMALTSSGKMIRVDMQSIRKAGRNTSGVIVVNVENDEVVSIAKCPKEEDEDLDAENNMDLNFE encoded by the coding sequence ATGGAAAATATTTTTACTAAAGATTCAGATATTGAAAATATAGATATAGAAAGTTCTATAAAAAGTAGCTATTTAGATTATTCTATGAGCGTTATTATAGGCCGTGCATTACCTGATGCTAGAGATGGACTTAAACCTGTTCATAGAAGAATTTTATATGCTATGAATGATTTAGGCGTTGGAAGTCGTAGTGCATACAAAAAGTCAGCGCGTATAGTGGGTGATGTAATCGGTAAATACCACCCGCATGGTGATGTGGCTGTATATGATGCTTTAGTAAGAATGGCGCAAGATTTTTCAATGCGTTATCCAAGCGTAGATGGTCAAGGAAACTTTGGTTCTATTGATGGTGATGGCGCTGCTGCGATGCGTTATACCGAAGCTAGAATGACGATTTTAGCTGAAGAGTTGCTGCGTGATATAGATAAAGATACGGTTGATTTTGTACCAAATTACGATGATTCTATGAGTGAGCCTGATGTTTTACCTGCTAGAGTGCCAAATTTATTACTTAATGGTTCAAGTGGTATTGCAGTGGGTATGGCTACTAATATTCCTCCACATAGTTTGAATGAACTTATCGATGGTTTGCTTTATTTAATTGATAATAAAAATGCAAGCTTGGAAGAAATAATGCAATTTATCAAAGGGCCTGATTTTCCAACCGGTGGTATTATATTTGGTAAAAAAGGTATTATAGAAGCTTATCGCACAGGTCGTGGCAGGGTAAAAGTAAGAGCAAAAACACATATTGAAAAAAGAGCTAATAAGGATATTATTGTAATAGATGAGCTTCCTTATCAAACTAACAAAGCAAGATTGATAGAGCAAATTGCTGAACTTGCTAAAGAAAAGCAAATTGAAGGCATTGCTGAAGTTAGAGATGAGAGCGATAGAGAAGGAATTCGCGTGGTGATTGAGCTAAAACGCGATGCTATGAGTGAGATCGTGTTAAACAATCTTTTTAAATCTACCACTATGGAGAGTACTTTTGGTGTGATTATGCTTGCTATACATAACAAGGAGCCAAAAGTTTTTTCTTTGATTGAGCTTTTAAATTTATTCTTAAATCACAGAAAAACTGTAATTATTAGAAGAACGATTTATGAATTGCAAAAAGCTAGAGCTAGAGCGCATATTTTAGAGGGTTTAAAAATAGCACTAGATAATATCGATGAAGTGATAGCGTTGATTAAAAACTCCCCAGATAATCCAACGGCTAAAAATTTATTGATGGAAAAATTTGGTCTAAGCGAGCTTCAATCTAATGCTATTTTAGATATGAAGTTAGGTCGTTTGACAGGACTTGAAAGAGAAAAAATTGACAATGAGCTAAGAGAATTGTTAGCAGAAATCGAAAGACTTGATCAAATTTTAAAAAGCGAAACTTTGCTTGAAAATTTAATTAAAGATGAGTTAAAAGAAATTAGAACAAAATTTGATGTACCAAGAATCACTCAAATTGAGGATGATTATGATGATATTGATATAGAAGATTTAATACCAAATGAAAACATGGTAGTTACTATCACTCATCGTGGTTATATTAAGCGTGTTCCAAGTAAGCAGTATGAAAAACAAAAACGCGGTGGTAAGGGCAAGGTTGCTGTTACGACTTATGATGATGATTTTATTGAAAGCTTCTTTACGGCAAACACACATGATACTTTAATGTTTGTTACTGATCGCGGGCAACTTTACTGGCTTAAGGTTTATAAAATTCCTGAAGGAAGTAGAACCGCTAAAGGTAAAGCTGTGGTTAATCTTATTAATCTACAAGCAGATGAAAAAATTATGGCGATTATCCCGACAACTGATTTTGATGAAAGTAAATCATTGTGTTTCTTTACTAAAAATGGTATCGTAAAACGCACAAATTTAAGTGAATATCAAAATATTAGAAGTGTGGGTGTAAAAGCGATTAATCTAGATGAAAACGATGAGCTTGTTACTGCAATTATCGTAGCAAGAGATGAAAACGAAGTTGTCAATGTCAATGCAGACGAAAATTTAGAAATAGATGAAAATCTAGAAAATGAAAGCAGTGAAAATAGTGAAGAATTAGAAAATACCATTAGCGGTAAAATGCTTTTTGCAGTAACTAAAAAAGGCATGTGTATCAAATTCCCTCTTGCTAAAGTTAGAGAGATTGGTCGTGTAAGTAGAGGGGTAACTGCGATTAAATTTAAAGAAAAAGATGATGAGGTTGTAGGTGCTGTTGTGATCGAAAATGATACACAAGAGATTTTAAGTGTGAGTGCTAAAGGTATAGGTAAGCGCACTAATGCAGGAGAATACAGACTTCAAAGTAGGGGTGGTAAGGGTGTAATTTGTATGAAGCTTACTGCTAAAACAAAAGATTTAATCGGTATAGTTATAGTTGATGAAAGCATGGACTTAATGGCTTTAACAAGTAGCGGTAAAATGATACGTGTGGACATGCAAAGCATTAGAAAAGCAGGTAGAAATACAAGCGGTGTAATCGTAGTAAATGTAGAAAACGATGAGGTTGTAAGCATTGCTAAGTGTCCTAAGGAAGAGGATGAGGATTTAGATGCTGAAAATAATATGGATTTAAATTTTGAATAG
- a CDS encoding ComF family protein, which yields MRCFNCHGFSLASFCPACKEELLEYSLGIRELEEGFKVYYFYQYDQIKHLIYFKHRFQGYFVLNALARLSFAKFKDFFQPACEINAIALDDKTEKNYSHTAILTRHLKTRFIKPMYHTLQASSRHKYSGKSLKFRKDNKRLYQLLKLPKHPVILVDDVVTTGLSLLEAKKLLEKNNIKVLFALVLANAKFDTI from the coding sequence GTGAGATGTTTTAACTGTCATGGATTTTCCCTTGCAAGTTTTTGTCCAGCTTGCAAGGAAGAGCTTTTGGAATACTCTTTGGGTATAAGAGAGCTTGAAGAGGGGTTTAAGGTTTATTATTTTTATCAATATGATCAAATCAAGCATTTGATTTATTTTAAACATCGGTTTCAAGGTTATTTTGTCTTAAATGCTTTAGCAAGATTAAGTTTTGCTAAATTTAAAGATTTTTTTCAACCTGCATGCGAAATTAATGCTATAGCCTTAGATGATAAAACTGAAAAAAATTACTCACACACAGCAATTTTAACACGCCATTTAAAAACTCGATTTATAAAGCCTATGTATCATACTTTACAGGCTAGTTCGCGGCATAAATATAGTGGAAAAAGTTTGAAATTTCGTAAAGACAATAAAAGATTATATCAGTTATTAAAGCTTCCAAAACACCCTGTAATTTTAGTAGATGATGTAGTGACTACAGGATTAAGTCTGTTAGAGGCAAAAAAGCTTTTGGAAAAAAATAATATTAAAGTGTTATTTGCTTTAGTTTTGGCTAATGCAAAATTTGATACAATATAA
- the mapA gene encoding outer membrane lipoprotein MapA — translation MVKKILVFALALFFSACAVNSKNQGVAKVNEVVKIQAECYNPSSSKAYEAKIKGLLYISDVGLKYCANKRTIDKSVSLKKVYIHRVYDLNENLKYSFSNGKNYYIDENFNYYFYVFLKEELENRGIVVVEDTQNSPYVLRVDLSFNDFYSQFDSNSLFSVIASQLTLKDINTNKTINIKTKQEVKGFYKINDLPFFTQLLIKQVANKAADIISSL, via the coding sequence ATGGTTAAAAAGATACTTGTATTTGCTCTAGCTTTGTTTTTTAGTGCATGTGCGGTGAATTCTAAAAACCAAGGGGTTGCCAAGGTTAATGAGGTTGTAAAAATTCAAGCAGAGTGTTATAATCCTTCTAGTTCTAAAGCATATGAAGCAAAAATCAAAGGGCTTTTGTATATTAGCGATGTGGGTCTTAAATACTGTGCAAATAAAAGAACGATTGATAAAAGTGTTTCTTTAAAAAAAGTTTATATTCATAGAGTGTATGATTTGAATGAGAATTTAAAATATTCTTTTTCCAATGGTAAAAACTACTATATTGATGAAAATTTTAATTATTATTTTTATGTATTCTTAAAAGAAGAGTTAGAAAATAGAGGTATAGTGGTGGTAGAGGATACTCAAAATTCTCCTTATGTTTTAAGAGTTGATTTGAGCTTTAATGATTTTTACTCTCAATTTGATTCTAATTCTTTATTTTCAGTAATTGCAAGTCAATTGACGCTTAAAGATATCAATACAAACAAAACCATCAATATCAAAACAAAGCAAGAAGTAAAAGGCTTTTATAAAATTAATGATTTGCCTTTTTTTACCCAATTACTTATCAAACAAGTAGCTAATAAAGCTGCAGATATTATTAGTTCTTTGTGA
- a CDS encoding DASS family sodium-coupled anion symporter has translation MSSNVKSLIVVADLVLFIALLYFSPFGETKVNQGLSLLIFIAILWLSEALHVTITAILVPILAAGLGLMPTSKALTGFADSNIFLFFGGFALAAAMHHQKLDKLIAHKILTLAKGHLGLSSLYIFITTAFLSMWMSNTATAAMMLPLAIGMLASLDPQKDRNTYVFILLGIAFSASIGGIGTIVGTPPNAIVATQLHISFAQWLKYGIPIVLVFLPVMILILYMMFKPKFNLQVDLHTEHIELTRERIITLLIFLVVALSWIFSGNISPIIQSTFGYKIANLDAVIALLAAVLVCAFRVIDWKNIQKNTDWGVLMLFGGGITLSVVLKDSGASKVMADTIISFIENGHLFIIGLIVAFFIVFLTEFTSNTASAALLVPLFISIADTLGVPALGLALIIAIGASCAFMLPVATPPNAIVFGTGHIKQQEMIRVGIVLNIFCSISLAVIAYFFWL, from the coding sequence ATGAGTTCTAATGTTAAATCACTCATAGTCGTTGCAGACTTAGTGTTATTTATCGCATTGCTTTATTTTTCCCCTTTCGGTGAAACTAAGGTAAACCAAGGCTTATCTTTGTTGATTTTTATCGCTATATTATGGCTTAGTGAAGCTTTACATGTTACAATCACAGCCATTTTAGTGCCTATTTTAGCGGCAGGATTAGGGCTAATGCCCACTTCTAAAGCCTTAACAGGTTTTGCTGATTCTAACATCTTTTTATTTTTTGGTGGTTTTGCTCTAGCTGCTGCAATGCACCATCAAAAACTAGATAAACTTATCGCACATAAGATACTCACTCTAGCAAAAGGACATCTAGGGCTTTCTAGTTTGTATATTTTTATCACTACGGCTTTTTTATCTATGTGGATGAGTAACACTGCAACCGCAGCTATGATGCTCCCGCTTGCTATAGGTATGTTAGCTTCACTTGACCCACAAAAAGATAGAAATACTTATGTTTTCATCCTTTTAGGTATAGCTTTTAGCGCAAGTATTGGCGGTATAGGTACTATAGTAGGAACACCTCCAAATGCCATAGTTGCTACTCAATTACACATTAGCTTTGCACAATGGCTAAAATATGGCATTCCTATTGTCTTGGTATTTTTACCAGTAATGATCTTGATTTTATATATGATGTTTAAGCCTAAATTTAATCTTCAAGTCGATCTACACACCGAGCATATTGAACTTACAAGAGAAAGAATTATAACTTTACTTATCTTCTTAGTGGTTGCATTATCTTGGATTTTTAGTGGCAATATTAGTCCTATCATACAAAGCACTTTTGGCTATAAAATCGCAAATCTAGACGCAGTGATTGCCTTGCTTGCTGCTGTTTTAGTTTGTGCATTTAGAGTGATTGATTGGAAAAATATACAAAAAAATACCGACTGGGGCGTTTTAATGCTCTTTGGTGGAGGTATCACTTTAAGTGTTGTCTTAAAAGATTCAGGTGCTAGCAAGGTCATGGCTGATACAATCATTTCATTTATTGAAAATGGACATTTATTTATCATAGGTTTGATCGTAGCATTTTTTATAGTATTTTTAACTGAATTTACTTCAAATACTGCTTCGGCAGCTTTATTGGTGCCTTTATTTATCTCTATCGCAGATACCTTAGGTGTTCCTGCTTTAGGACTTGCTTTAATCATTGCTATTGGGGCTTCTTGCGCATTTATGCTACCTGTTGCTACCCCGCCAAATGCTATAGTTTTTGGTACAGGTCACATTAAACAACAAGAAATGATAAGAGTGGGAATTGTACTAAATATCTTCTGCTCAATCAGCCTTGCAGTGATTGCATACTTTTTCTGGCTATAG
- a CDS encoding thiamine phosphate synthase, protein MWDKKIIAISDSQNTQEDFFHFVEKLSQSSIDALVLREKSLDELEYLKLAKEVLKIFNKTQKICFLHYHYEACLKLNHQFFHAPLFVLQKYPQCYKKFKLLGGSVHSKEELDLACKFKVNHVFFGHVFESSCKIDLAPKGIESLKALSEVSKIPIYAIGGVNAKTIPYLKNINIVGVCIREALYKSESVKDYVLECKNLLAQKD, encoded by the coding sequence ATGTGGGATAAAAAAATCATTGCTATTAGCGATAGTCAAAATACTCAAGAGGATTTTTTTCATTTTGTTGAAAAGTTAAGTCAAAGCAGTATTGATGCATTAGTACTTAGAGAAAAATCTCTAGATGAGTTAGAATATCTTAAGCTAGCTAAAGAGGTGTTAAAAATTTTTAACAAAACCCAAAAAATATGTTTTTTGCATTATCATTATGAAGCTTGTTTGAAATTAAATCATCAGTTTTTCCATGCACCCTTGTTTGTTTTGCAAAAATATCCACAGTGTTATAAGAAATTTAAGCTTTTAGGAGGTTCTGTTCATTCTAAAGAAGAACTAGATTTAGCTTGTAAATTTAAAGTAAACCATGTGTTTTTTGGACATGTATTTGAAAGCTCTTGTAAGATTGATTTAGCTCCAAAAGGTATTGAAAGTCTAAAGGCTTTATCAGAAGTTTCAAAAATACCCATTTATGCAATAGGTGGAGTGAATGCGAAAACTATACCGTATTTAAAAAACATAAACATAGTTGGTGTGTGTATAAGAGAAGCCTTATATAAGAGTGAAAGTGTAAAAGATTATGTTTTAGAATGTAAAAATCTTTTAGCCCAAAAGGACTAA